AGTTTTATGCGGTGCATTCACCGCTGATTTGAGCCCTTGCGTACTGACTTCTGCCTTCATTTGTTTTCAGGGCCCTCCTCCAAATCAAAACAACAATGTGTACCCTGACCCAACGTCTTGGGGAGGTGAAGGTGAGGAAGGAGGAAGTGAGACGAGCTCAAGCTGCACTGCCAGTGTTGACGACCGTCAGGGCGCATTCAGCCCCACCAGCAGTGAATCGAGTGTTTCTGCAGATGTCCCGGAGGTTGGCCAAGTTTCGCAGCCCACGACTGCCGTGGCTGCAGAACCACCCAAGACGAGGCATTCCTTGAACAGGACTCTGCAAAGGCTCAAGCGCTTTTCTATGCCAAAGCGCAAAGCCTCCAAAAAGGCTTGCACAGCCGGGGCATCGTCTTCGGCTGAAGGTATTGCCACTTCCTGCTGCCTTGGCCACGGCTCGGGCGTGGCGTCGGACAAGAACCGGACCGGGCAGCCTACAGGTTCTTCAGCACAGGGTAACCAGCAGCTGCCCGAGAGTGATGGTGGCCTCGAACGGCTGTCTGTATCGCCACCAGAGGCTCGGCACTCTTCTAGCAGCCACCAAGACACTGTGGAAGACAAGGCCTCTAGGAAGAAGACGGGCAAGCGAAAGCTGTTCGCACTCCCATCGTGGGACAGCTCAGTCCTGCGGAAAGTGCCGGAAGGCTGCAGCGAAGCCCGCGATCCATTGGAAGCTCGGGTCGCATCGGAAGTGGGCACACCTGCCGTGGGGAATGGGGGGGCTGCTGCGCGTCCGAGCTCCCTAGATCTTCCAACAGCCACATCAACGCCCAAAAATCTCGCATCTGCCTGCCCTGTGGTCATCACGGTTAAGTGCAGGCCCGTGAGGACAGAATCAACCAATAGTAGCACGACAGATCGCCGAGCAGAATCGCCACATTCCTCTTCTTCATCTGCATCTGCCTGCTCAAAAATGAACAAACAGCGGACTCCAGAGGTGACTGGTGCGAGCCCGAAACCGAACGGTCCAGTGACTGTGCAACCGTACGTCGAGGCAGTGCATACAATCTCTCGACAGAGCGTTGCGAGGCAGGTGGCTCGGCTGGAAGCACAAGGGTTCCGGCCACCCGACGCTTCGTGCACCTTGCAGAAACACTGCCGCAGTGCTTCGCATGACAGCCGTTGCCAGGAACGGCTACACTGCAAGGTGCGGGAAGGGCAGATGGCCTCGCAGCCAGCTGCTCCCTTTTGAGTGCACGCAAGCCTGTGTTCCCCCCGAATTCGCCTACAGAAATGTGAAGACTGATGGGAGACTGGGCTCCTTCCTTGTAATAAATGAACTGATAGCTTCTTAGTGTGGTGAATATCATATGAGCAGTGAGTAGGCGTAAGCAATTTTAGATGCTTCAATTTTGTGTGAGTCGCACTTGTGGTTCTTGAAGTGAATTCTCAAGCAGGTTATTGTTACCAATGTGATGCTTTGGCGGATGATGAAGGTTCGAGCTTAATTAAATGGTCACGTGAAAAAGAAGAAGCCATCGTGTATGCATCAAGGGTATCACGGTGCTAAACAGCTAGCTTTAGGCAGTAGGTATACCTAGGATTCAGTATGTCAGTAGCAGCTGTATGACGCCATGAAAAGGGAGGAAATGAAATTTTTGATATCAGGCTGTAGGATTAAACTTCAAGTTTAATTACAATGTAGGATCAGATTAGAATTAAGATGATTGTATATAATTGTAATTATCCTGATTACAAaagtatttgtttttttgtttctattaTCAAAACTTCTGAATGACATCTCAATTTCAGATCATTGGCTGTCAGATATACTGTTTGAATGAGCAATTAATGTCATCTTTGAGTTCCTTGGATAAATTGGTCAATTGACTGTACACAGCATTAAGCGCTTTGTTTAGTTGTCTGACAGTTGGCGACTGAATTTGAAAAGCTAAAGTAGTGGCAGAAATTTAGTAACCAAGCGATATTTTATCAACTTCCTGTCTTTGAGACCTTAGTGTTTTGTAACGAGACTGgtgatttctttttcttcattcctATATGCCATACAATATGATGGTGTTCACGAAATGGGACCATTGCCTATCCCTAATTCTAGTGTTGTTCAGAATATTTTCTTTCATTGCAATGTGCAAAGGTTGCATCAGCCACTTTAGTCCTTCTGTTCAAATTCGATTAAGTTGGTAAGCATTGGGTTTGAAACTGAATGTGAAAGATGACTGGTTTCATGGGTGTTAACATCCTCAAATGTTGTGGTGCGAATATCATCTCGTAATTGAAATAGGCTAGGAATTGGAGATGGCTTGATCGTCACTGTTCAACAAAATGTGATGCTGAAGAGGTGCATCTAAATAGGGTCACAATGGCGATTAGTTAAAATGTATGTatcatttttttgttcatttacaGTCAATTTACTACTGCATATTTATTTAAGGGTGAACATGTACTAGGCATCCTTTATGTTTTTGTATGAGTGTGCAAAATGCATAGATCTCTTTTCGAGGAGTGCAAAACTGTCAGGATATCTGACTTATCACAATGTTGCACTTTTGCAGGTAACTTATGCCTGTGGCTCGGCTCTGATAAGAGCTACCTATCTTGATGAAGCGAGAGCTCTGAGAAGAGTTGCTTTGTTAGCCAGAAAGATATGCATTCAACAAAAGGAAATGCTGCAGTTACTGCATGCCTAGATTTTTGAGTTTTTATAAATTGCTCAAGATAAGTAATAAGTGTACGGTTCACTTCCATCATGCGAAGCTGAACCGAAATGTATAATTGTGTAACTTATGTCCAATATTAATCAGGAAAAAGAGGAGTGCTTTTTTATACAGGCATAATAGGAGTTCTACTTTGAAGCATGAAATCCTTTTTAGTGTTCATAGTCTGTCGCATACATTTTGTTACATCCTAGAAAATCTACAGAGAGGATCCAAATCTTTCTGAATAAAGTCATTCTGAGTATATCAAAGAATTCCTTTTCATAGTTACTGCTATAGAAGCTGTCAAACTCAGGTCTAAGCCACTTTTAGCAATTTTACTTTCAAAGGCTATCTCGCAGTGTTTTAAAGATAGGCTCCTGGTTGTTCATGTTGGCGAACGATGGTGGTGACTGCAGCAACTTCTATCTCGATGTGCCAGTTTAAAGTGTGTTCAAACAGAAGGAAAACCAATAACGTAAAAAAGTATTTGTGATCAGAATGAAGACATGACTGAAATTGCATTTTAGATGTTCTAGAGTGAAACAAGTGTTCTTTATGAATTTTCGATACAAGGAAAAAGTTGGCGATCTGGAATGAATGAGCTCAAGCAAAGTAGGCATAAGTGCATACCTCAAGGGGTAGTATTAGTTTAAGCATCGATTCCACGGTAAACGCGTAGACGTGTCGTGGAAAACGAAAAGTGTGCCGACCGGAGCTCTGTCAATTCACAGAGCTGAGTAGAGTAGTCATTGTTAGTGCTGAATTTTGATTTATCATAGCATCAGTTTCATATATCACTTTACACCAGATAATAAACTGCTTCTGAGATCGTGCTCATTGAACACATGGATTCAGCCAAAATTTTTGTCCATCTAATACTTTTATCATTATACttactttaatttttttctttggaagTGAAAGCTTTTACAGAACATCTCTTTTCATTATGGCATTGAGAAGggaagcaacattttttttctggtgggaCGTAACTGAAATCGAAACAAAAGAATCCTGATGCTTTAAGTCGCGCAAGCCTTGGCACAGCGAAACACGGCCCCGTATCTAGTCACACTCCCCGTCGACCGACACATCTACGATATGCGCGGTATCCTCCTCGGGAGTACACACTTTCATAAGACACCACGTGAGCCTCACAATCGGGCGCCACCAGGCTATGCACTGTAGAGCGGAGGTTGCGCGCGACGTCTTTGTTGGCGGGCATGGCCTGCTTGCTCCCTCTTcactttcatctttttttttttctctctacttTTTTCTCTCACTTTCGTTCGTGTTCTCTCTGTCTTTTTTCATTTCTGCGTTTCTGTTACTAACacatgttttgtgctgtgtggtggtagtggtattggttagaagaggaaaaaggcacccaatttctgcGGCCCTGTCggaagcacggcgcagtgcctatgtGTGCTGTGTCATGCGAAGCCATACGTAgctatgctatgctttacccTCGCCCTTCCTTCTTTCCATTATTCTCACCCTCACATCACTCCTCACTGTTCTTTCCTGCCCACTTGCTATGTATAGCTATGCTATACATAGTTTTGCCTGCGCGACGCCTAATAGCGATGTAAGATGAAAGCATGTGCAATGACAGCGCATTTCTTTCATTCTATCCCCAATTCTTGCCTCTTTTCTCTTCACCCTCGCATCACTCCTCAGTTGCACTTCCCTTTGCCGCCCCCTTGCTATCCATGGCTGTACGAGAGATGGCTATGCTATATGTGGTTTAGTCAGGGctggatccagccactcattttcgGGGAGGAGGGCAGTCGCCTGAAGCAACAACGGATAAGGGGGGGTGTCGTGAGTTTTTTTGTGTTTACTAGTAGAAAAACCCCTTCATAACGAATACCGTTATTGTGAGCTCACAGCAGTTTCGCTCATTTGTCCCAATTGGGGATAGGAGGTGGACTACAAGCACTGAAGTGAGAAGGGGATGCTAACTCAGACTTCCGGAAGGGGGGCATTGCCGCTAGTGTCCCCCTCAGGATCTGCCACTGGGTTTTGTATACGTTACACCAGGCGACCTGAGAGGTCGACGACACTGTACGTCAGCCCGAATAACTCAAGTACTTATTACCGTAAGCCGTCTTACGCGCATTATTGTCGAGTAGCGATATTAGGCCAACTTGCGCACCTGAAACAGAAGCTGCGTGAATAGTACAATTTGGTGTGCAAAGCGAATTTGATTATTTGAGCGTCGAGTGTGGATCGAATCGCACATTTTTCGATTATTCCTGGAGTATTTCCTGAATACATCAAAGCAAAATTGTGGAAAAGAAGTGGTGGAGGGAATATATTCTTATGAGATAGCAACATAAATGTTTCTTTTGGCGAGATTTATGAAATGCTGGTGGGGTGGTGTGTAATATCTGTCTTATTGAGAATAAGGCAATGCAGACACTGACCTGTATTTATGTACCTGATGTGGTGCAACGAAAGTGTTGCCAAAAACACTTTGCCCATGAAAGGCGAAGATGCTGAGCCCTCAGCCACTCCTCTTTCAACTTCTATGGAAGCCCATCTGATGTGGCGGAAAAGGGTGCGTTCCCTTGAAGTCCAGAGTTCCGAATGTGCCTCACAGACAGACCTCAATAACAACTGAAATTTCGCATGCTGTTTGTAAAGCCCTGTCTGTAGCACAAATAAGTCAGTGCCTGTTTCGTTGTTTCTGTGTTCGTCCTCATGTTGTTGGGCTGTTTGCAAAGTGAAGCTGTACTTGGCTGTGCGGGGTAATGGTACATAGCGGCTGTGGGAGTGATGTATAAGCACCAGTGCCTTGGTCTAGAAAGATAGTTCCGGGTTGGAAATGGGATGTGTTGGCTGAATGCTAACAGCACAGATGCGGTTCTGTCGCCCAAGTTGTTTCTGCAATGCATGATGCTGGGTATGGAGGAATTGAAGGCCAC
The sequence above is drawn from the Rhipicephalus microplus isolate Deutch F79 chromosome 3, USDA_Rmic, whole genome shotgun sequence genome and encodes:
- the LOC119172147 gene encoding uncharacterized protein LOC119172147 isoform X2, with amino-acid sequence MVVSKNGLPLPGGCVDRRGTPVEHGDRYTPEGKDPCEQCTCQRGRPDSCSITSCYPPAHCHQPYLRGSGECCDYACNGTTLGSPDDVQSATTLGLRMVASTVASFLIVALLLFMIHRLRKRRLLVMIRRLNGCRAAASLEEACLARQLALEEQGVGFLGGFCPDPPPPYTFWKPPEAYVPPGEAPPPYDAPPVLIERQQEVAPNSMDPLPRVASATPPLLCGGSSTSSEAGEPPQQQRAIRSDAYYEDGLRHVTVVLVGDQAARRRLSHCEPSVRRLVQDGDKRLSLQGPPPNQNNNVYPDPTSWGGEGEEGGSETSSSCTASVDDRQGAFSPTSSESSVSADVPEVGQVSQPTTAVAAEPPKTRHSLNRTLQRLKRFSMPKRKASKKACTAGASSSAEGIATSCCLGHGSGVASDKNRTGQPTGSSAQGNQQLPESDGGLERLSVSPPEARHSSSSHQDTVEDKASRKKTGKRKLFALPSWDSSVLRKVPEGCSEARDPLEARVASEVGTPAVGNGGAAARPSSLDLPTATSTPKNLASACPVVITVKCRPVRTESTNSSTTDRRAESPHSSSSSASACSKMNKQRTPEVTGASPKPNGPVTVQPYVEAVHTISRQSVARQVARLEAQGFRPPDASCTLQKHCRSASHDSRCQERLHCKVREGQMASQPAAPF
- the LOC119172147 gene encoding uncharacterized protein LOC119172147 isoform X3, producing MMDGLPLPGGCVDRRGTPVEHGDRYTPEGKDPCEQCTCQRGRPDSCSITSCYPPAHCHQPYLRGSGECCDYACNGTTLGSPDGADVQSATTLGLRMVASTVASFLIVALLLFMIHRLRKRRLLVMIRRLNGCRAAASLEEACLARQLALEEQGVGFLGGFCPDPPPPYTFWKPPEAYVPPGEAPPPYDAPPVLIERQQEVAPNSMDPLPRVASATPPLLCGGSSTSSEAGEPPQQQRAIRSDAYYEDGLRHVTVVLVGDQAARRRLSHCEPSVRRLVQDGDKRLSLQGPPPNQNNNVYPDPTSWGGEGEEGGSETSSSCTASVDDRQGAFSPTSSESSVSADVPEVGQVSQPTTAVAAEPPKTRHSLNRTLQRLKRFSMPKRKASKKACTAGASSSAEGIATSCCLGHGSGVASDKNRTGQPTGSSAQGNQQLPESDGGLERLSVSPPEARHSSSSHQDTVEDKASRKKTGKRKLFALPSWDSSVLRKVPEGCSEARDPLEARVASEVGTPAVGNGGAAARPSSLDLPTATSTPKNLASACPVVITVKCRPVRTESTNSSTTDRRAESPHSSSSSASACSKMNKQRTPEVTGASPKPNGPVTVQPYVEAVHTISRQSVARQVARLEAQGFRPPDASCTLQKHCRSASHDSRCQERLHCKVREGQMASQPAAPF
- the LOC119172147 gene encoding uncharacterized protein LOC119172147 isoform X1 — protein: MVVSKNGLPLPGGCVDRRGTPVEHGDRYTPEGKDPCEQCTCQRGRPDSCSITSCYPPAHCHQPYLRGSGECCDYACNGTTLGSPDGADVQSATTLGLRMVASTVASFLIVALLLFMIHRLRKRRLLVMIRRLNGCRAAASLEEACLARQLALEEQGVGFLGGFCPDPPPPYTFWKPPEAYVPPGEAPPPYDAPPVLIERQQEVAPNSMDPLPRVASATPPLLCGGSSTSSEAGEPPQQQRAIRSDAYYEDGLRHVTVVLVGDQAARRRLSHCEPSVRRLVQDGDKRLSLQGPPPNQNNNVYPDPTSWGGEGEEGGSETSSSCTASVDDRQGAFSPTSSESSVSADVPEVGQVSQPTTAVAAEPPKTRHSLNRTLQRLKRFSMPKRKASKKACTAGASSSAEGIATSCCLGHGSGVASDKNRTGQPTGSSAQGNQQLPESDGGLERLSVSPPEARHSSSSHQDTVEDKASRKKTGKRKLFALPSWDSSVLRKVPEGCSEARDPLEARVASEVGTPAVGNGGAAARPSSLDLPTATSTPKNLASACPVVITVKCRPVRTESTNSSTTDRRAESPHSSSSSASACSKMNKQRTPEVTGASPKPNGPVTVQPYVEAVHTISRQSVARQVARLEAQGFRPPDASCTLQKHCRSASHDSRCQERLHCKVREGQMASQPAAPF